GACGATCACGCCGGTCTGGGTGCTGTCCACGGTGCAGTTGTTGAGCGTGCCGCCGCTGCCGTGGTCGCGGAACCAGGCGCCGGTCGCCGCGTCCCGGATCCGGCAGTCGTCGAGCTGGGCGGTCGCCCCGTCGCTCACCGACACGGCCGTGTTGCGCACCTGGGACAGGTCGCTGTCCACGACGTCCGCCCGGGAGCCCCGGTCGAGGACGAACAGGGCGTCGGGCACGTCGTGCACCCGGCAGGAGTCGAGGACCGCGGTCGCGCCGTCGCTGACCCAGACGGCGGGGTAGTCCCCGGTGCTGTCGAAGATCTCGCACTGGTTGGCGTCCACGCGCGTGCCGGGATCCCATACCGACAGCCCGTTGCGACCGAACTGACGCACCGTCGTGCGGGTCAGCGTCAGGACGGAGCGGGAGCGCAGGTCGATCGCGTTCTCCGGGATGTCGTGGATACGGCAGTCGGCCAGGGTGAGCACGGCGTCCGTGTCGAGGGTGACGCCGTCGGCGCTCGTGCGGTGCACATCGCAGTCGGTGAGGTGCGCGGTGGCCCGGGCGGTGATCTGGACGCCGCCGCCCCTGATCTCGTACACCTCGCAGCCCACCGCCTCCAGGGAGGAGCCGTCGCCGGTCGCGCTCAGACCCGCGCCCGAGGTGTGGTGCACCCGGCAGCGCTCCAGCCGGGGGTGGGCGCCCCCGCGCACCGAGACACCGGCCTGGCCCGCCGATACGACCTCGCACTCCTCGAAGACGCCGCCACCGCCGTCGACCACGGCGATGCCGATGCCCGCCGGGTTGTCGACGGTGCACCGCCGTACCGTGGGGCGGGCACTGCCACGCACCTCGATGCCCGCCGCGGACCGCGTCACGATCCGCATGTCGAGCAGCTCCGGGGTGCCCTCCTCGACGAGCACGGCGGGCGCGGCCGCGTCCTGGCCCTCCACGTGCAGGTCCTGCACCACGGCCGAGGCGCGCACCGTCAACGGCACCCCGTCCACGGGCGCGAGGCGCACGGAACCCGGGGAACCCTCGGGACCGCGCAGCGTCACCGACCGCTCCACGACCAGGTTCTCCCGGTACGTTCCGGGAGCGATGGTGAGGACGTCACCTTCGGCCGCGGCCTCCAGGGCCGCTGCGAGCGACGCGTACTCACCCGTGCGGCGCCGCCACCTCGATGTGCCGGTGTGCGTCACCTGGACCGTGCCCTGTGCCATGGCGTTGATGTGCCCCCACCTCGTGGTACGCGGGTTGATGCCGAAATGGTTCGGCCGGACCACCGTAGCGTGCGCGCGGGTGGTGGGTTGACCAGAGACGGAAGGCCGTCAGCTGCCGGTACCGGTGCGTCCCCAGTCCGGTCCCGCCCGGTCCCATGCCTGGTCCCAACGGGCGTATCGGCGACGCACCATGCGCCAGACGATCAGCCGCCGGCCGCCCTCGAACATGCCCGCGGTGAGCAGGGCCGCGCCGAAGCCGGCGAGCACCGCGTGCGTGGTCGCCGTGGCGGAGTCCAGCGGCCGGGCGACCAGACGTCCGTGTCCGTCCGTCCATATCCCGAAGTGGTCGCCGCTGTGCGGGGTCTTGAGGCCCGCCAGGACCGTGCCGTGCTGTGCCGTGCCGTCCGGCGCCGTCCAGTCCGCGACGACCCGGGTGCGGGCCTCCCGGCCGGTGGCCGTCTCCGGGTCCGCCTCCAGCGGCGAACCGCCCGCCTTGCGCACCACGGTGGCGGTGACCTCGTGGCGGGACTGCCGCTGCTCGTGTACCGACTGCTGAAGTGCGTCCTGGGCGACGGTGCCGACGAGGGAGCCCGCCACGGGCGCGACGAGGAGGATCAGCAGCAGGGCCGACAACGCCACCCACGCCTCGACCAGATCCGTCGTACGACGCAACGGGTTGTGTCGCCAGCGCCAGATTCCGCCGATCGATCGCACACCCGCACCCCCTTCCCGCTCCGTGATAACCCCCGTCGGAGCCGTTCACGCGCGAGCCCGGGGAAAGAGAGAGCGAAATCACCAGGGCCCGGAACCTCTCATGAACTTCTCACGCAAGCCCAACGATCCGAAGCCGGGCAGGGGTTCCCGCGGATCGCCCCGTCCCCAGGCCGAGGCCGGAATTATGCGATGACGCGCACCGGATCACCGACTCTGATCGTTCCGCGACCGAGAGGTATCAGGTTCTGTCCGAAGATGAGTTTGCCGTCGATGCGCCGATGCCGGCCCAGGGTGTGGAGAGGTTCCTTGCCCCGTGCCGCGGTGGCCTGGTCGGTGGTGGTCACCACGCACCGGCCGCACGGTTTGGCCACCCGGAACCCGACCTCGCCGACGGAGAGGCGCGACCAGCCGTCTTCGGCCCACGGGTCGGTGCCCGCCAGGACCAGGTTCGGCCGGAAACGGTTCATCGGCAGCGGACCCTCCCCGGCGTGAACGTCCCGGGCGATGAGCGAGTTGAGAGCGTCGAGGGACGCGGTCGTGGTCGCCAGCAGCGGATATCCGTCGGCGAAGGCGACGGTCTCGCCCGGCCGCGCGTATTGGGGATCGACGGGCCGACGCGTAGCGGGGTCGTCCATGTGCACGAGGCGCACGTCGGCGCCGACGTGGGCGGAACACCAGGCGTGCGCGGTCTCGTCGGCGAGGACCCCCTCCACCTTGTCGCGGAAGATCTCCAGCGACACCGTGCCCACCGGTTCGGGCACCGCCACGGTCAGCGGCTCGAGACCGGGTGCGGACAGCCGCACACCGCCGCCGGGCAGGACCTCGGCGGCGGCCAGCGCGAGACGCGGCCGCTGCCGTTGGGTGACGACCTTTCCCCCGTCGTCGATCAGCGCCCAGCGCCGGTCACCGGCCAGCCCCCAGGGCTCCACGACGGCTTCCCGGGGTGACGTGCCCCGGAACGCCTTGACCGGATGGACGTGAATCGACAGCAGCTCCGCGTGGTCCATGGGGTCATCCTGCCAGGTGGCACCGGCGACCCCGGCGGATCAGTAACCGCGGTACTGCTGGTTGTACGGGTCCTGGTACTGCGGCGCGGCGGGCCGGGGCGCGGCCGGGCGCATCGCGTCGTAACCCGTGCCCGGACGCGGCTGCTGCTGAGCCTGGGGCCCGGGGTAGCCGCGCGGCGCGGCGGCCTGCGGCGGGATGTACGCCGCCGGGGCCTGCTGGAGCGGCGCGGGCTGCTGCGCCTGCGGGTAGCCGTACATAGCCTGCGAGGGACCCGCGGGGAGAGCGGGCAGCGCCGACGGCAGCGCGGGCAGGTTGCTGCTGCCCATGTCGTACGCGGCGGGGACCCGGATCGGGGCGATCTGCGGGGTGCCCCGCTCGGCCACGAGCGAGTCGTAGATCGGAGTGTCCGGGAAGGAGGCGTAGTAGCCGCCGCCATAGGTGGAGCGGGGGGAGGTCATGGCACATAAGTTAAGCCCACGATGTGCTGGTTGGGGAGACCGATAAGAGGGTTGATTTCCGTGTCGGCGGTGGCTTGGGCCCCCCAATGCGAGCGAACTCGGGAAAATAGGACGCCGAGCACCCCTCGGATCGCGTAAAGGCCGAGTTCCGAGCGGGTTACCGGCGGTTGGGCAGGGCTGTTCCTGCGCTCCGGATGGGCGCGCGGGGCCGCGCGCAATAGGTTGGCCGGACAGGCAAGCCGAGGGCGCCGAGGCGTGCGGCCCGGCGTACCGACACGCGATGGGGGCGTACATGTCAATGTCGAAGGGGTCCAATGCTCCGGTGCCGACCACGGCACTGCGGGTCGAACTGGGCTGGCGCTCCGGACCGGGCGTCCCGGACGCGGACGCCTCCGCACTGCTCCTGGTGGGCGGCAAGGTCCGTTCCGACGCCGACTTCGTCTTCTACAACCAGCCGGGCCACTCCTCCGGAGCCGTCCGCCACGAGGGCAAGCGCGACGCGGGAGGCCAGGTGACCGACAGCCTGCTCGTCGACCTCGCGCGCGTGGAGCCCGCGATCGAGACCATCGTGCTGGCCGCCTCGTCCGACGGCGGTTCGTTCGGCCAGGTGCCGGGCCTCTACATCGAGGTGCGGGACGCCGCGCAGGGCACTGTCGTGGCGCGGTTCGACAGCGCCGGTGCGACGGTGGAGACGGCGTTCGTGCTGGGCGAGTTCTACCGCCGCCAGGGCGCCTGGAAGTTCCGGGCCGTCGGACAGGGCTACGGCAGCGGTCTCGAAGGGCTGGCCACCGACTTCGGGATCGCCGTGGACGAGCCCCAGCGGGCGGCTGCCCCGGCCCCGTCGGCCCCGCCGCAGACCCCGCCGCCCCCGCCGCCGACCATGCCCGCCTTCCCGGTCACGGTGCCCCCGCCGGTCCACCAGGCCCCGCCTCCGCCGCCGGCGCCGCCCGTCACACCGGTCCGGCTGACCAAGGTGACGCTCACCAAGGCCGCTCCGTCGGTGTCCCTGAGCAAGCAGGGCGGCACCTCGGGCGCGCTGCGGGTGAATCTCAACTGGGAGGTGCGCAAGCAGTTCTCGGGGTGGGGCAGCAAACGCGGGCGCGCGGTCGCCATGCACAACGACCTCGACCTCGACCTGTGCGCCCTGTTCGAGCTCGCCGACGGCCGCAAGGGCGTGGTCCAGGCCCTCGGGAACGCCTTCGGCGCCCTGCACCAGCCTCCGTACATCCATCTGGACGGTGACGACCGCACCGGCGCCGCGTCGAACGGTGAGAACCTGACCGTCAACCTCGACCACAAGAACGACTTCCGGCGCATCCTCGTCTTCGTCACCATCTACGAAGGCGCCCGTTCCTTCGCCGACCTGCACGCCACCGTCACGCTGCAACCGCAGCACGGCGCCCCGATCGACTTCTCCCTGGACGAGTGCACGGTCCCCTCGACCGTGGCGGCACTCGCACTGATCACCAACAACGGGGGAGACCTCGTCGTCCAGCGAGAGGCCCGCTATCTGGTGCCCGAGCGCGGGGTCAGTCCCCAGCGGACCGTCGACTACGCCTACGGGTGGGGCATGAACTGGACACCGGGCCGCAAATAACGCTGCTCATCGCCACGCCGCCACGCCTCCACGGGCCCGTGGGCCAGGGGTCTCCCGCACCGGCAGGCCCCTGCCCAAGGCTCAGCCCTCGTCGGCGACGGCGTCCGGCCGGGCGTAGGTGCGGCCCTTCCAGGCCGCACCCCGTCCCCGGTAGTGCTGCACCGCCGAGTCGACGGTCATCAGCAGATAGAGGGACGCGGTGAACGGCAGCAGGGGAGCGAGCCACAGCGGCTGACGGTAGTAACGCAGCATCGGGACGTACGTCCCCGCCATCACCAGCCAGGCCAGGCCGCCGGACACCGCGGTCGCCGTACTTCCGAGCGCGAGCCCGCCCAGCAGGGCGAGCGGCGGCACCAGGTACACCAGCGCGAGACCGAGCACCGTGCCGGTCAGCACCAGCGGACTGTGCCGCAACTGCGCGTAGGCGCTGCGCGAGACCATCCGCCACAGGTCGTGCAGGCTCGGGTACGGACGCACGCTGTCCACACGGTCGGCCAGCCCCAGCCAGATATGTCCGCCCGCCCCCTGCACGGCCCGCGCGAGGGCCACGTCGTCGATGACGGCGTGCCGGATGGCGTCCGGGATCCGCGCCCGCTCGGCGGCCTCGGTCCGCAGCAGCACGCAGCCGCCCGCCGCGGCCGCCGTCCGGGCCCCGCGCCGGCCGATCCGGCGGAAGGGATAGAGCTGTGCGAAGAAGTAGACGAAGGCGGGCACCACCAGCCGCTCCCAACGGCTCTCCACCCGCAGCCGCGCCATCTGCGAGACGACGTCGAACCCTCCGGTGCGCGCCGCCGCCACCAGTTCCCGCAGACTGTCCGGCC
This Streptomyces sp. NBC_00377 DNA region includes the following protein-coding sequences:
- a CDS encoding Rv1733c family protein — its product is MRSIGGIWRWRHNPLRRTTDLVEAWVALSALLLILLVAPVAGSLVGTVAQDALQQSVHEQRQSRHEVTATVVRKAGGSPLEADPETATGREARTRVVADWTAPDGTAQHGTVLAGLKTPHSGDHFGIWTDGHGRLVARPLDSATATTHAVLAGFGAALLTAGMFEGGRRLIVWRMVRRRYARWDQAWDRAGPDWGRTGTGS
- a CDS encoding MOSC domain-containing protein, giving the protein MDHAELLSIHVHPVKAFRGTSPREAVVEPWGLAGDRRWALIDDGGKVVTQRQRPRLALAAAEVLPGGGVRLSAPGLEPLTVAVPEPVGTVSLEIFRDKVEGVLADETAHAWCSAHVGADVRLVHMDDPATRRPVDPQYARPGETVAFADGYPLLATTTASLDALNSLIARDVHAGEGPLPMNRFRPNLVLAGTDPWAEDGWSRLSVGEVGFRVAKPCGRCVVTTTDQATAARGKEPLHTLGRHRRIDGKLIFGQNLIPLGRGTIRVGDPVRVIA
- a CDS encoding DUF6643 family protein, whose protein sequence is MTSPRSTYGGGYYASFPDTPIYDSLVAERGTPQIAPIRVPAAYDMGSSNLPALPSALPALPAGPSQAMYGYPQAQQPAPLQQAPAAYIPPQAAAPRGYPGPQAQQQPRPGTGYDAMRPAAPRPAAPQYQDPYNQQYRGY
- a CDS encoding TerD family protein — translated: MGAYMSMSKGSNAPVPTTALRVELGWRSGPGVPDADASALLLVGGKVRSDADFVFYNQPGHSSGAVRHEGKRDAGGQVTDSLLVDLARVEPAIETIVLAASSDGGSFGQVPGLYIEVRDAAQGTVVARFDSAGATVETAFVLGEFYRRQGAWKFRAVGQGYGSGLEGLATDFGIAVDEPQRAAAPAPSAPPQTPPPPPPTMPAFPVTVPPPVHQAPPPPPAPPVTPVRLTKVTLTKAAPSVSLSKQGGTSGALRVNLNWEVRKQFSGWGSKRGRAVAMHNDLDLDLCALFELADGRKGVVQALGNAFGALHQPPYIHLDGDDRTGAASNGENLTVNLDHKNDFRRILVFVTIYEGARSFADLHATVTLQPQHGAPIDFSLDECTVPSTVAALALITNNGGDLVVQREARYLVPERGVSPQRTVDYAYGWGMNWTPGRK
- a CDS encoding glycosyltransferase; amino-acid sequence: MWIAAVSLAAWLWLLLCQGFFWRTDVRLPAREEPSRWPPVCVVVPARDEAAVLPASLPSLLAQDYPGRAEIFLVDDGSSDGTGELARTLARRYGGLPLTVDSPGEPPAGWTGKLWAVRHGMGLARAREPEYLLLTDADIAHGPDSLRELVAAARTGGFDVVSQMARLRVESRWERLVVPAFVYFFAQLYPFRRIGRRGARTAAAAGGCVLLRTEAAERARIPDAIRHAVIDDVALARAVQGAGGHIWLGLADRVDSVRPYPSLHDLWRMVSRSAYAQLRHSPLVLTGTVLGLALVYLVPPLALLGGLALGSTATAVSGGLAWLVMAGTYVPMLRYYRQPLWLAPLLPFTASLYLLMTVDSAVQHYRGRGAAWKGRTYARPDAVADEG